A region of Bicyclus anynana chromosome 17, ilBicAnyn1.1, whole genome shotgun sequence DNA encodes the following proteins:
- the LOC112055795 gene encoding UDP-GlcNAc:betaGal beta-1,3-N-acetylglucosaminyltransferase-like protein 1, giving the protein MINISVIIPVHNGEKWINNCMKSIANQTIFDTKLEVEIVVYNDGSTDRSKDILDNWIKYFHMRNISLKYTGSEQSKGVGAAKNAAVYASSGQYLCFQDIDDVMHNDRILMQWEVARLYHSCLIGCRISRDPPNSTPRFVRWANNIKQSQMKLQIYLSYGPTILMPTWFCHRSVFDKVGGFDETGFGTPEDLIFFYNHIDAGGDLYRVDNELLIYTYHKDATTFSVMRNNIQKIQLKRLEMCVLPKWEHITVWNAGKAGRRFVRMLNPENIKKVKAFCDIDKKKIGRTIELYCPRKRKVIAKLPVINFINAKPPIVICVKLDLTNGDFENNLKCLNLIEGSDYVIFS; this is encoded by the coding sequence ATGATTAATATTTCTGTAATAATCCCAGTACACAATGGTGAAAAATGGATTAATAATTGCATGAAATCTATTGCTAATCAGACGATTTTtgatactaaattagaagtggAAATTGTTGTATACAATGATGGAAGCACCGACCGATCTAAAGATATTCTTGATAATTggatcaaatattttcacatgCGTAATATATCATTGAAATACACTGGATCGGAACAATCAAAAGGCGTAGGGGCAGCTAAGAATGCAGCTGTATATGCCAGCTCTGGCCAGTATCTTTGCTTTCAAGATATTGACGATGTTATGCATAATGATAGGATCTTAATGCAGTGGGAAGTTGCAAGATTATATCACAGTTGTTTAATAGGTTGTAGAATAAGTCGGGATCCTCCAAATTCCACTCCTCGCTTTGTCAGGTGGGCTAATAACATTAAACAGTCGCAAATGAAGTTACAAATTTATCTATCATATGGCCCTACTATATTAATGCCTACATGGTTTTGTCATCGTTCTGTGTTTGATAAAGTTGGAGGATTTGATGAGACTGGTTTTGGTACTCCGGAagaccttatttttttttataatcacattgATGCAGGTGGTGATTTATATAGAGTTGACAatgaacttttaatttatacctaTCATAAAGATGCCACTACATTTTCTGTTATGAGAAATAACATACAGAAAATTCAGTTAAAAAGACTTGAAATGTGTGTATTACCAAAGTGGGAGCACATTACTGTATGGAATGCAGGCAAAGCTGGTAGAAGATTTGTGAGAATGCTTAAtccagaaaatattaaaaaagtcaaGGCATTTTGTgacattgataaaaaaaaaattggtcgcACAATTGAACTATATTGCCCtagaaaaagaaaagtaataGCAAAGTTAcctgttattaattttatcaatgcTAAACCTCCAATTGTAATATGTGTAAAATTAGATCTGACTAATGGAGATTTTGAGAATAATCTGAAATGTTTGAATCTCATTGAAGGAAGTGATTATgttatatttagttaa
- the LOC112055796 gene encoding uncharacterized protein LOC112055796, with translation MEETKKGSPSISVEELRVKGNDCVKDGKFIEAVLHYTQALKMDPNNYVLYSNRSFAFLKLDQHYLSLQDANETVRLQPQWAKGYFRRAEVEAASGLYDEAIISYTRALQLEPHNVKLMESIKTITDEQKKKIKGHQNTIWICTCVGLIVGIGVVLLDYTLTTSPTLNHPVSMVAFAMALAGLGWAIGKTSTLMSAWSAGKTLQPPEDLATNETSEQETAAPEKKAKYSKAQARQRYKQGKL, from the exons ATGGAAGAAACAAAAAAAGGATCTCCCTCCATAAGTGTCGAAGAACTGAGAGTAAAGGGTAACGACTGTGTCAAAGATGGAAAATTCATTGAGGCGGTATTACATTATACACAAGCGCTTAAAATGGATCCGAACAACTATGTTTTATACAGCAATAGGTCGTTCGCATTCTTGAAGTTAGACCAACATTACTTATCACTTCAGGACGCAAATGAAACTGTTAGATTACAACCACAATGGGCAAAG ggCTATTTTCGCCGGGCTGAAGTAGAAGCGGCTAGCGGGTTATACGATGAAGCTATCATTTCTTACACAAGAGCATTACAGCTAGAGCCACATAATGTTAAGCTAATGGAGTCTATCAAAACAATCACAGACGAacagaagaaaaaaattaaag gtCATCAGAACACTATCTGGATCTGCACCTGTGTTGGGTTAATAGTGGGTATAGGTGTAGTGTTATTAGATTACACCTTGACTACAAGCCCTACATTGAAT CATCCTGTTAGCATGGTGGCATTTGCAATGGCACTCGCGGGCCTGGGATGGGCTATAGGAAAAACTTCAACATTAATGAGTGCATGGAGTGCAGGGAAAACCCTCCAACCACCAGAAGATTTAG CTACAAATGAAACATCTGAACAAGAAACTGCTGCACCAGAGAAAAAAGCAAAATATAGTAAAGCACAAGCAAGACAGAGGTATAAGCAAGGAAAGCTTTAG